The genomic segment AAGCGGCTCGCCTTTTTCGGAAAGCAGCGCCTTGTTCGCTGTCACGACATGCTTGCCGTGGCTTAAAGCAGTTTCGATGAATTTCGCGGCGATGCCTGTGCCACCGACCGTCTCGACGATGATGTCGATCTGCGGATCAGCGCAGACTGCGAAGCCGTCAGTCGTGAGAATTTTCTTGTCCACTTTGACTCCGCGGTCGCTTTTCAAATCGAGGTCCGCAATCGCCGCCAGCTCAATCTTGCGACCAACTCGTTTTTCAATTTCAGCGGAATTTTTTTGCAAAACTTTGACGACACCCGAGCCGACGACGCCGAAACCGAGCAGACCGACTCGAATCGTGGAACATGAAGTTTGAAGCATGGAACAAAAAAATTAAGGCTCAACACCTTTAATTTTACCCCAAAAAAATCGAAGTTTCGATTTATGTAAATGCTAAAATCATAGCCATGAAAGAATTATGTAGCTCACTTGCGGATTGGTGGAAAGAAAAAACAACGAGCCCATTTTACGGGACTTTTTTTATGGCCTTGGTTTTTTGGAACTGGAAAATATTTTATGTTTTGTTTTTTGAAGATGCCGCAATAATCGGAGAACCAAAAATCAAATATGTTTCGGAAAATTATTTATCATTTTTATCTCATTTTAATTTCTGTCTTTGGAAGCCACTTTGTGTTTATCCGACCATAAATATTTTAGATTGGATTTTCATGATTCTTTTTCATTTAGTACCACCATTCGGAATTGCTCTTCTTCTGATTTGGATTTTCCCAAAATTTACGAACAAGCTGCATAATAAAAGTTTAGATTTTCATTTCGAGAGACAGTCCGCGTTTCGGAATAAAACTATCGAATTTGAAAAAGAAGAATCAAAAGGACTAAAAGAAATTAAAAAAGAAGTTGAGAAGCAAGCCGACACCCAAAAAGAAATTTCCGCGACAAAAACAAAAATAAAAGAATCAAAAACCCCAGAACAAATCTGGGATGGAGAATTTGAAAAATTAAAAGACAATTCCCTGTTTTCTAATTTTGGAAAACTAAAAGACTGTATTTATAGAAATTCAGGATATTGTTCTGAATCCTATAAAGATGTAATTCCATTCTTTCATGTAAATGAAATTGTTGAATATAAAAAGAACAAAGAAAATACTATTGAGCTAACAGAAAAAGGAAAATATTTTATGAAAAAATATTTGGGCTAAATTCCGGGAACTGGAAAGTCAGCTGCTAGTACCTCGACTTCTTTCTTGATTTTGGCGAGCTCGTCGGCGTTGGCGAAATTCTGTGCGACACGATCAATCCACTCGGCAATTTTCACCATCTCCGCCTCCCCCATTCCGCGCGTCGTGATCGCCGCCGTCCCGAGTCGCACGCCGCTTGGTTTCATCGGCGGGTTCGGATCGTTCGGAATTGTCGAAGCGCTGGCGGAAATTCCGGCGCGGTCGAGCGCATCGGTGAATTCTTTGCCGCCGACATTTTTATTTTGCAAATCGACAACCATGAGGTGATTGTCCGTCCCATCGGAAATAATTTTGAAACCTTTGGCAATCAATTGCGTCGCCAGAGTTTGCGCGTTTTGAATAACTTTTTTCGCGTACTCGGAAAACTCTGGCTGCAAAGCTTCGCCGAGCGCGACTGCAATCGCCGCGATGACATGCTCGTGCGGTCCACCCTGCAAGCCCGGGAAAACCGAGCGATTGATTTTCTTCGCAATTTCCTCGGTCTTCGAAAAAATGAGTGCGCCGCGTGGTCCGCGCAAAGTTTTGTGTGTCGTCGTCGTGACGACATCGAAGCCCGCTTCGATCGGCGAAGCAATCGCCCTGCCGGCAATCAGCCCAGCGACATGCGCGATGTCCGCGAAAGTCAGTGCGCCGATTTCGTCCGCGATTTGTTTGAAACGCACCCAGTCGAAATCACGCGAGTAAGCTGAAAATCCAGCCACAATCATTTTGGGTTTGTGCTCTTTCGCCAATCTTTCCACCTCGTCCATCTCGACGCGACCAGTCTCAGGATTCACACCGTACTGCACGAAATTGTAAGTTTTGCCCGTGAAATTAATCGGATGACCGTGTGACAGATGTCCGCCGTGATCGAGCTTCAATCCGAGAATCGTGTCGCCCGGCTGCACCAGCGCGAAGTAGACCGCGAGATTCGCGGGCGAACCGGACAAGGCTTGGACATTTGCGAAGTTCGCGCCAAAAAGTTTTTTCGCGCGCTCGATGGCGAGACTCTCGACCGAATCGACGACTTCATTGCCCGCGTAATATCTTTTGCCTGGATAGCCTTCGGAGTATTTGTTATTCAGCACCGAAGCCATCGTCTCGAGCACCGCCGCCGAAGCGTAGTTTTCCGAAGCGATCAGCTCCAGTCCGGACTTCTGACGAGCTTCCTCAGCGCGCAACAATTCCAAAACTTGCGGGTCGACCGTTGGCAGAAATTTGTAATCCATCTTTTAGGGAATTAAAAAAGCTTGGCAAGTGTAATGAAAACCTGTAAAATTTTCCACTAACATTTCTTCTTAATTATGAAAGAAGCAGCTAAGCCGCCTTACGAAGTTGACCGAATGCAAATCCGTTCTCTTGTTGAGGAGGTGGACAAATGGAAAGAAAAAAGTCCTAAAGTAACACTCGAAATCATTCGACTCTTAGAAGAGGGTGTCAGGAGGTGGCAGAGGGTAAAACTTTCCTGGAATTTAGTTGAAGCTTTTGTCGATGATGTTTGCACTGACCCAGAAAGCAAAGATGATCGCAGTCCGTATTGCCGAGAAAATATTCGCGCCATCTTTGAAGATCTCGAAGAACCAATCGGCTTCTAAAAAAATCTATTTCTCTACTCGTAAAATTTTCCACCTTATTTTCTAATTTTTTATTTATAAATGTCTAAAGATATTTCTCTGCACGATAAGGAAGCCGCAACAGCTGATTACGAAATCCTGGCGACACAAGTGCGCTTTTTGATTGAATTAATCAAAAACTGGAAAGTCGAACGCAATGAATCCAGAGACGCAATAGTCGGGATTATGGAAACAAGCCTGAGTGAAAAGCGAAAAGCTTATATTCCACGAGAATTAGTTGAACAATTTATTGACGAACGAGTCGCCGCGCTGGAGAAAATTAACTCGGATAATATAGACAACGACATACGCCAAACCATGCGGAGAATATTTTCAGAATCAAATAGGCGCCTGCCATATAAAAAACCAAGAGGCGAAATCGATTCCAATCTCCTGGCGGCACTCAGAGATAATCTACCCAGAGATCTTCTTAAAAAATACAAGAAGCTTTTAGCCTAAGCGTAAAACGACCGAGCTACGCCGCAAATTCGAAGCTTGCGGTTTATGGTCGGAAAAAATTTACAATCCATTGTTTTCGGAATTAAAAAAGCTTGGCAGACGCAATGAAAATCTATAAAATTCTCCACCTTTAAAAATCATTTGCAATGGAAAGAAGACTTACGGCAAGAAAAACCCGGCAACTCAAAAAACCCGGCTACGAAATCCACCATTCTTATACAGACTTTTTGCTTGAAGAAGTGGAGTCCAGAAAAGACAAAAGCCCTAAGGTCAGCCTTGAGATTATTCGACTTTTGGAAGACGCGAGAGAAAAAAGCAAAAAAGTAATTCTTTCCTGGAATCTGGTCGAGTCTTTTGTCGATGATCTTTGCGAAAATAAAAAAGAAGAGGAAATGCAAAAAAACTGCCGACGAAATATTCGCGCCTTGTTTGAAGGTCTTGAAGATTCTCGTTACTCGCTTTACTCGTTTTCCTAAAGTCCATCTTTTTGCGCTTAGCTCATCTACCTCGCAGACGATGAATTAAGCCGCGAGGTCAAGCTCGGAAATCGAAATGCTCAGCTCAAGAACCTGCACAATTTCATCGCGGCGATTTTTTTCGGCAACCTTAAAACCAATAATTTCAGCTTTTTCTCCCACCGAAGCAAAAGCACTTCCGATAACCCGACGAGTCTCGTCCACAAATTGACTGAGTCTTTTGGCTGCCAACTCTGTGTCGCCCCGAAGATGCGAGGGAAGGACAAGATTCAAATTAAACAACTGCAAATTCTCTCCTTCTGGGGCTTGATCCAAAATATCTTGGAATGATTCGACCTCAACCATTGCTTCGGTAGCTAAATTTCGCAAACTCATATTTCAAATTAAATCTGGAAACAAGTTTAACCGAAAATTTAATTTTGCTAAAATTCCGACGATGAAAAATCGAGGAATATTTTGGGGCGCGCTCACAGGAATCGTTTTTCTCGACATCCTGACGAAGTTTGGCGCACAAAAATATCTATTCGTACCGCACAAAATTCTGCCGTTTTTGAAATTGGAGTTTGTCGAAAATTCCAATCTCGCTTTCGGCATCGAATTCCCGCGCGTCTGGATCATCCTGCTCTCGCTCGTTGCACTTGGTATACTCGGAAATATTTTCGTGAAAAATGTCCGCAAAACCTCTAAAATTGGTGCATTCGCATTTGGCATAATTTTCGGTGGAGCCCTCGCGAATCTCGGCGAAAGAATTATTTTCGCCCATGTCACCGACTTCGTCGCCCTCAGCATCATTCCGAATTTCAATCTCGCCGACACGGCGCTCACGCTCGGTGTCGCCACTCTCATCGCCTTTCATTCCAAAATTTTCAAGAAAAATTAACCCACCTGCGATGCCATTTATTCCGCCGCGCGAAGTTCATTTCCCACTTTTCTTTTTCAAGTCGCTCGCAGGCATCGGCATCGGCTCAATCGGAATGCTGATCTTGTTGATTTTTGTGTTGCTCGGCGTTGACACCTTCGGCAGCCAAGGAGTTTCCGGACCATTTTTGACTTTCGCCACGGTCGTGATGGGGCTCATCACGGCACTCATCACAAATTGCTTTGGTGTTTTTATTTTTGCGATCATCGACCGTGAAAAATACGCCGACACGCGCAAAGTCTTGATGAACATAATCTCCTTAAATATTTTAATTTTTCTTTTTCTTTTGCCAGCTCATTTTCTCGCAGTTATTAGCTCTGGTGAAGACTTGAGATTAGTAATGCTCGTCGCGACAATTCAGCTCGTTGCTTCGGCATTCGCGAGCATGTTCATCCTCGAGCTTTCGAATTCACAAGGGAGCCGCCAAAATCTCATCACAATTTATGGCATCGTATTCGCAATTTTAGCGACTCTCGTGGCGAATGCGTTGATTTATCAACTTGGTCAGGCGGCGTCAACCACTGCCGAGCTTGCGACTGGTAGCGGTGGCGGCAAAGGCATCACGATAATTTTGTTCGCAATTCTCCCAACAATTTGGTTTTTCTTCGGCGCATTCACGACTATGATTGAAATGCTTTACCATTGGATTTACCAAACTTGGGGTCAAGATCCTTTAAATGATTAATTCTAACGAAAATCCCGAAAAAAAATCCGGCGGCAAATTACTCGCAGGACTTATAATCGGCGGTGCTATCGCCTCGGTTTTGGGTATACACCTCACACCCAAGAAAACACAAAATCTTTTAAAGAAAAAAGCACGCAGGATTTGGGGCAAAATTGAGGACAAAATTCACGAGCTCGAAGAAAACGAAGAATGAGTCTCGAAAGCCTGAATCCGATTGACGATGAAAGCGGCGGCAGTAAAGCTACTGAGATTTCCGACGAAGTTTTTCGCGAGCAAATTCGCAAAACCCAAAAGGCGCAAAAGGCGCTGAAAAAAGCGGAAGGCAAAGCGCGCGCCAAGGATGACCGTCTGGCGAAAGTGATTGGCAAGTTTCTGCAAACGCGCTCGAATACTGCCGCGATGATTTTGATTTCACGCTGCCTTGATCACAATATCCCAGCTGGTTTGATTCTCGGAATTCTCGCACTCGTCGAGGTCGAGGCACAGAAAGAATTCGAGGTCGTACTCGGCGAAAACGCGCAGATCCTAATCGCACCCAAAGTCGGCGAACGCACGCTCGTCGCGCATACTGACTTCCCGCCCGAAGTGAAAAATGCGCTCGATGTGTGGAGCTTCGGCTTACTCGAATTCGGGCTGACCCAGCCGGCGCGCCTGCTCGCGACTGCCGTCTCACCCGAAGGTGAGCTTTTCCCGAGCCTCGTGAAGCTGACTACTTTCGTGACGCGTGATTTTTTGGTGGAACGGAAGATTGAGCTGGAATTCACGCGCATCGAACAATTCGCGGACTTCATTTTGAAATCAGTGTTGCTCAAGATCAAAAACCAAATCGAAGCGACCAAAAGCCTTGGTGGCGGTGAATTCTAATCTCCAAGCTAATTCGAGATTTGAGCTGTACAGAATTTTCGAATATCTTCAATGTTCTAGGGGTAATTTTTAATTCTTAATTTTGTAATTTTTAAATAAATCTTAATTTCTAATTTTTAAAAATTTGGATTTGGGACTTATTTATAAAATTAAAAATTGTAAAAATTTAAAAATTTGTAGCCTTCCGTCAGTTCAATTAACCCACCACTTTACACCAGCGCGATTTTAGAAAATCCACTCAATGACTTGGCGACTCAACGACCCTCCGAACCCAATGACCAATGACTTAACAACCGACCACCCTTCATGCTCAATGTTCCATGCTCCATGCTCCATGTCGCTGAGTTTTGACGAAATAAAAATTTACCCGTAGAATCCGTCGGCTTTTTCGCGGTTCGCGGAAATCGTGAGAAAGCTTTTATTTTTTAACCCACCGCACAATGAGTAAAAAAGATAATCGCGCGATGGCTGCGCTTTTGGCCGAGGACGAAATCCCCGCGCCACCACAACCCGGACAGCCGGTCACCGGCAAGGTTGTGAACATTTCGAACAACCGGATTTTGGTCGAAATCAACGGCACTTACACCGGTATCATCGCTGGTCGCGAGGCAATCGACGGTTTCGATACAGCGAAGAAATTGGTCGAGGGTGACGATGTCACGGCTTATGTCGTCGAGGAAGAAAATGCCGACGGCTACTATGTCCTAAGTCTGCGCAAAGCGAGTCGTGAAAAAGCCTGGGTAAAATTGCAGGAAATGCGCGACACGGACGAGACAATCGATGTCACGATTCGCGAAGCAAACAAGGGCGGACTCATGACTGAATTCAACGGCATCCGCGCTTTCATCCCGGTGAGCCAGCTCGCACCCGAGCACTACCCGCGCGTGAATGGTGCCAACGCCAGTGAGATTTTGTCGAAGCTGGCGAAATTCGTCGGCGAAAAATTCACCGTCCAGGTCCTCACCGCCGAACCAGACGAGAATAAATTAATTCTGTCGGAAAAAGCCGGACTTGCGAAGAAGCGCACCGCCGCCATTGCGAAGCTTTCGGTTGGTCAGAAAATTTCCGGTAAAGTGACGGGCATCGTCAACTTCGGCATTTTCATCATGTTTGGTGACGGACTCGAAGGGCTCGTCCACCTCTCCGAAGTCGCGTGGGGCAAAGTAACGGACGCAGCGAATTACGCACGCGTCGGTGAAGATAAGGAGGCAGTCGTCATCGGCATCAGCCCAGACAAAATTTCGCTTTCGATGAAACGACTCACGACTGATCCGTGGCTGAAAAATATTGAGCAGTTTTCAGTCGGCGATACTGTCAATGGCACAGTCGAAAAAATCACACCTTTCGGCACGCTCGTGCAATTGACCGACGATGTGAGCGGACTCCTGCACACCTCGGAAAATGAGGAAAAAATTGAATTCGCAGTCGGCGACGCAGTGACGGCGAAAATTATTGAAATCAATCCAGACGACCACCGTATCGCGCTTTCGGTGAAAGATCTCGACAACGCCGCTAAACCGAAAAAGCCTTCCGCAAAAAAGACCGAGAAGAAAGCTGACACAGAAGAAGCTGGTGAGGAAAAACCGAAAAAGAAAAAGTCCGCAAAAGATGAATAAGCGGTGAACTAAATCCTGAAATCAATACGACTTAAAAGGCTTTCTCTGACTTGACAGAAAGCCTTTTTTTTCGTAAATTGAGTCCCTTTTCGCGCGGCAATGCCCACTCTCAAATTTTCAAAAATCGCCTTCGCCCTGCTCGTCTGCGCAGCCGTCGCCATCGGCACGCACACTGCGCTCGGATTTTTCGCAGAGGAAAAACTGTACCCGGTCGAAAATGTACCCACGCTTGAGCTGCCGATAATTTTTGCCAGCGA from the Patescibacteria group bacterium genome contains:
- the glyA gene encoding serine hydroxymethyltransferase — its product is MDYKFLPTVDPQVLELLRAEEARQKSGLELIASENYASAAVLETMASVLNNKYSEGYPGKRYYAGNEVVDSVESLAIERAKKLFGANFANVQALSGSPANLAVYFALVQPGDTILGLKLDHGGHLSHGHPINFTGKTYNFVQYGVNPETGRVEMDEVERLAKEHKPKMIVAGFSAYSRDFDWVRFKQIADEIGALTFADIAHVAGLIAGRAIASPIEAGFDVVTTTTHKTLRGPRGALIFSKTEEIAKKINRSVFPGLQGGPHEHVIAAIAVALGEALQPEFSEYAKKVIQNAQTLATQLIAKGFKIISDGTDNHLMVVDLQNKNVGGKEFTDALDRAGISASASTIPNDPNPPMKPSGVRLGTAAITTRGMGEAEMVKIAEWIDRVAQNFANADELAKIKKEVEVLAADFPVPGI
- a CDS encoding signal peptidase II encodes the protein MKNRGIFWGALTGIVFLDILTKFGAQKYLFVPHKILPFLKLEFVENSNLAFGIEFPRVWIILLSLVALGILGNIFVKNVRKTSKIGAFAFGIIFGGALANLGERIIFAHVTDFVALSIIPNFNLADTALTLGVATLIAFHSKIFKKN
- a CDS encoding YtxH domain-containing protein, whose protein sequence is MINSNENPEKKSGGKLLAGLIIGGAIASVLGIHLTPKKTQNLLKKKARRIWGKIEDKIHELEENEE
- a CDS encoding S1 RNA-binding domain-containing protein, which encodes MSKKDNRAMAALLAEDEIPAPPQPGQPVTGKVVNISNNRILVEINGTYTGIIAGREAIDGFDTAKKLVEGDDVTAYVVEEENADGYYVLSLRKASREKAWVKLQEMRDTDETIDVTIREANKGGLMTEFNGIRAFIPVSQLAPEHYPRVNGANASEILSKLAKFVGEKFTVQVLTAEPDENKLILSEKAGLAKKRTAAIAKLSVGQKISGKVTGIVNFGIFIMFGDGLEGLVHLSEVAWGKVTDAANYARVGEDKEAVVIGISPDKISLSMKRLTTDPWLKNIEQFSVGDTVNGTVEKITPFGTLVQLTDDVSGLLHTSENEEKIEFAVGDAVTAKIIEINPDDHRIALSVKDLDNAAKPKKPSAKKTEKKADTEEAGEEKPKKKKSAKDE